One Triticum dicoccoides isolate Atlit2015 ecotype Zavitan chromosome 5B, WEW_v2.0, whole genome shotgun sequence genomic window carries:
- the LOC119305947 gene encoding NDR1/HIN1-like protein 12, whose translation MESSKKNLCEIHRGDGRGRRVLAASLLGAAVVAAVIALALFLVYRPAKPQATVARAGVYRLVSAAATPGANNSAPTPYALSATVQFTLLLHNPSDRTAVVYDRLLAYVTYRGEMVAPPAQLPLVLQDPGADVAMSPLLGGDGGAPVPVSADAVDALHADCVAGRVQLRLVVMGRVRYRSGPFKSAWRDLYVRCDAILGLTVQAAAGGGGAGDVPLLEYPKCAVDA comes from the coding sequence ATGGAGTCCTCCAAGAAGAACCTCTGCGAGATCCACCGCGGCGACGGACGCGGCAGGCGCGtcctcgccgcctccctcctcgGCGCCGCGGTCGTCGCGGCCGTCATCGCGCTCGCGCTCTTCCTCGTCTACCGGCCCGCGAAGCCGCAGGCCACCGTGGCGCGCGCCGGCGTGTACCGTCTCGTGAGCGCCGCGGCCACCCCCGGCGCCAACAACTCGGCACCGACGCCCTACGCGCTCTCCGCCACCGTGCAGTTCACGCTGCTGCTGCACAACCCCAGTGACCGCACCGCGGTGGTCTACGACCGGCTCCTCGCCTACGTGACGTACCGCGGCGAGATGGTGGCCCCGCCGGCGCAGCTCCCGCTGGTGCTCCAGGACCCCGGCGCCGACGTGGCGATGTCGCCGCTGCTGGGAGGCGACGGGGGCGCCCCCGTGCCGGTGTCGGCGGACGCGGTGGACGCGCTGCACGCGGACTGCGTGGCGGGGCGCGTGCAGCTCCGGCTCGTCGTCATGGGGCGGGTCAGGTACAGGTCCGGGCCCTTCAAGAGCGCGTGGCGCGACCTGTACGTGCGGTGTGATGCCATCCTCGGCCTGACCGTGCAGGCAgctgccggaggcggcggcgccgggGACGTGCCGCTGCTCGAGTACCCAAAGTGCGCCGTGGACGCCTGA
- the LOC119311275 gene encoding two-component response regulator-like PRR95 produces the protein MARGGQGQGGGGVEEREVVNVVDQDGREEEVRRALPMMPVRVLLAEGDDSTRHVISALLRKCGYHVSAASDGVKAWELLKEKSFKIDLVLTEVELPLMSGFLLLSTIMEHDACKNIPVIMMSSNDAVSMVFKCMLKGAADFLVKPIRKNELRNLWQHVWRKQLANGEIDVQQIQQEENAPEQHGQKTEVTKAEHSTQNVVRKNRECSEQESDAQSSCTRSEPEAESKHANSFLDFKQITERQSSTDPKNTLENRDPENPSDNKRKKASTDIEVVHIVDDEPKPSTPMEVDIVRTNSQGNGDKWFSIPAHQLELSLRRSDYGRSEDQEKNDTRTLNHSTSSAFSLYNCRPISSFGNAGDAQPCSTSATHADLANKNGDSAAPFQDKADPICHPIRVVALPVPVGGLTFDGQPFWSGAPVAPLLYPQSGPPIWNGRTPVSQEADTQATSSQQKCQQNDPTEMDSQQTESTQQQEVLPPPTANEKHLHVEIPSDSNPQQVSPMAGESGSGSSTVLNNSGNALSGSACGSSSNRIATPTEQCNASDGATENPSMEGSHQLSQREIALNKFRLKRKERCFEKKVRYQSRKLLAEQRPRVKGQFVRQEQNIQAS, from the exons ATGGCGCGCGGCGGTcaaggacaaggaggaggaggggtgGAGGAGAGGGAGGTGGTGAACGTGGTGGACCAGgacgggagggaggaggaggtgcggCGGGCGCTGCCGATGATGCCCGTCAGGGTGCTGCTCGCCGAGGGCGACGACTCCACGCGCCACGTCATCTCCGCGCTGCTCCGCAAGTGCGGCTACCACG TTTCTGCAGCTTCTGATGGTGTCAAGGCCTGGGAATTACTAAAGGAAAAATCGTTCAAAATAGATCTTGTTCTCACTGAAGTTGAACTTCCTTTGATGTCTGGGTTCCTCCTACTCTCCACGATCATGGAACATGACGCATGCAAGAATATTCCTGTCATAA TGATGTCTTCGAATGATGCAGTTAGCATGGTTTTCAAATGCATGCTGAAGGGCGCAGCCGATTTCCTTGTCAAGCCGATACGAAAGAATGAGTTACGGAACTTGTGGCAACACGTTTGGAGAAAACAACTT GCAAATGGTGAGATCGATGTGCAACAGATACAACAAGAAGAGAATGCCCCAGAACAGCACGGGCAAAAGACTGAAGTGACAAAAGCTGAACATTCAACTCAAAATGTGGTCCGTAAAAATAGAGAATGCAGTGAACAAGAAAGTGACGCTCAA AGTTCTTGTACAAGATCAGAACCAGAGGCTGAGAGCAAGCACGCCAACAGTTTCTTGGACTTTAAGCAGATAACAGAAAGGCAATCATCTACTGACCCCAAAAACACTCTGGAAAATAGAGACCCTGAGAACCCTAGTGATAATAAGCGCAAGAAAGCCTCGACAGATATCGAGGTAGTCCATATAGTTGATGATGAACCAAAGCCTAGCACACCGATGGAGGTGGATATTGTGAGAACAAACTCTCAaggaaacggcgataagtggttctCCATCCCTGCCCATCAGTTGGAGCTTTCTCTCAGAAGATCTGACTATGGCAGATCAGAGGACCAAGAGAAAAATGATACGAGAACCCTGAACCACTCAACTTCATCTGCCTTTTCATT GTACAACTGTAGGCCTATATCCTCTTTTGGTAACGCTGGTGATGCTCAGCCATGCAGCACCTCAGCAACACACGCAGATCTGGCAAACAAAAATGGAGATTCGGCAGCTCCCTTTCAAGACAAGGCCGACCCAATTTGCCATCCTATCAGAGTTGTAGCACTTCCTGTTCCAGTTGGAGGCCTCACATTTGACGGGCAGCCATTCTGGAGTGGTGCACCTGTGGCACCCCTTCTCTATCCACAGTCAGGTCCTCCTATCTGGAACGGCAGAACTCCAGTGTCGCAAGAGGCGGACACACAAGCAACTTCATCGCAGCAGAAGTGTCAACAGAATGATCCGACTGAGATGGACTCTCAGCAGACTGAAAGCACACAGCAGCAAGAAGTGCTACCTCCACCGACCGCAAATGAAAAGCATCTGCACGTTGAAATCCCCTCAGACAGCAACCCTCAGCAGGTTTCACCCATGGCCGGCGAAAGCGGAAGCGGAAGTAGTACTGTGCTGAACAACTCTGGCAATGCTCTCAGTGGCAGTGCCTGCGGAAGCTCTTCCAACCGGATCGCCACCCCTACTGAGCAGTGTAACGCATCCGACGGTGCTACCGAAAATCCAAGCATGGAGGGCTCGCATCAGCTGAGCCAACGTGAGATTGCACTGAACAAGTTTCGGCtcaagaggaaagaaaggtgcttCGAGAAGAAG GTGCGGTACCAGAGCAGGAAACTACTTGCGGAGCAGCGTCCACGGGTGAAGGGTCAGTTTGTTCGGCAAGAGCAGAACATCCAAGCAAGCTAG